In the genome of Bacteroidota bacterium, one region contains:
- a CDS encoding DUF349 domain-containing protein, protein MIDNINNSTDENLKSMNEQQASNELQDLNQDANNMDEEQNSSSVENVVEENLIEEPKIESSQVSETTENSVTEVKIEESNLDVEKNDEVTSEDEPENQAVENIEQNTVVEESKTDDSVSEIQSENREIETVSEIENVENSDDIEVSSKEVEKATTEVSEIEISTEDQPEEPTTEPEISEKVVDEKTETSEEASISLDEPKAENPVEPSITEVPEEKIEEIDYSKLDKTQLVDEFSKILEDTEIQNIQNLRNFVDEIKTHFYKIHNEEIKTLEQQYKSESENGTLDGFKIEPDEKEENLKELLKIFKAKKYEYNQILEKEKEENLQKKLQIIEEIKDLAKGSESLSKTFSDFRELQNRWKNIGLVPQASLKNLWETYHYYVEKFYDFIKINKELRDLDLKKNLENKLVLCEKAEELLIEPSILKAFKSLQKLHDHWREIGPVPREKRDDLWERFKEATTKINIKHQAYFDNLKNEQQNNLEAKIVLCEKVEEIAALEIVKPKEWDDKSKEIIEIQKFWKTIGFATKKENSKIYERFRLACNNFFNKKREYFAQGKEEQTNNLQQKINLCIQADGMKESTDWKKTTDEYIKLQRAWKEIGPVPRKDSDKIWKRFRGACDTFFNSKEKYYSEIDARYSENSNLKLELIKRIEEYQRVEDDVVNLETLKEFQNEWTKIGHVSFKQKDEIQAKYREAVNKQFEKLNLDDSKRNILFYKHKIESLIKSPNGKDKLRREREKMIENIKSLENDIILLDNNIGFFAKTKNAESLIKDVNVKIEKAKDSIKSQKQKLDLLYKAL, encoded by the coding sequence ATGATTGATAACATTAATAATTCGACTGACGAAAACTTAAAGTCGATGAATGAACAGCAAGCAAGCAATGAGCTTCAGGACTTAAATCAAGATGCTAACAATATGGATGAAGAGCAAAACTCAAGTTCAGTTGAAAATGTAGTTGAAGAAAACCTTATTGAGGAACCAAAAATTGAGAGTTCACAGGTTTCTGAAACCACTGAAAATTCTGTAACAGAAGTGAAAATTGAAGAAAGCAATCTGGATGTTGAGAAAAATGATGAAGTAACATCTGAGGATGAACCAGAAAATCAGGCTGTCGAAAACATTGAACAAAATACTGTTGTTGAAGAATCAAAAACAGACGATTCGGTTTCTGAAATTCAATCTGAAAATAGGGAAATAGAAACAGTCTCAGAAATTGAAAATGTAGAAAATAGTGATGATATTGAGGTAAGTAGTAAGGAAGTTGAAAAAGCTACAACTGAAGTTTCAGAAATTGAAATTTCTACTGAAGATCAGCCGGAAGAACCTACGACTGAACCGGAGATATCTGAGAAAGTTGTTGACGAAAAGACAGAGACAAGCGAAGAAGCATCTATATCTTTAGATGAACCAAAAGCTGAAAACCCGGTTGAACCGAGCATAACTGAAGTTCCTGAGGAAAAAATTGAAGAAATTGACTATTCAAAATTAGACAAAACACAACTGGTTGATGAGTTTTCGAAAATTCTTGAAGACACTGAAATTCAAAACATACAAAACCTTAGAAATTTTGTAGATGAAATAAAGACTCACTTTTACAAAATTCATAATGAAGAAATAAAAACTCTTGAACAACAATACAAATCGGAAAGTGAAAACGGCACTTTGGATGGCTTTAAAATTGAACCCGACGAAAAAGAGGAGAATCTTAAAGAATTGTTGAAAATATTCAAGGCTAAAAAATATGAGTATAATCAAATTCTCGAAAAAGAAAAAGAAGAAAACTTACAAAAGAAATTACAAATAATTGAAGAAATTAAAGATCTCGCAAAAGGAAGCGAATCTTTATCAAAAACATTCAGCGATTTTCGCGAATTACAAAACCGCTGGAAAAATATTGGTTTAGTACCTCAGGCAAGTTTAAAAAACTTGTGGGAAACATATCATTATTACGTAGAAAAGTTTTATGATTTTATAAAAATAAACAAGGAACTTCGAGACTTAGATTTAAAAAAGAACTTAGAAAACAAATTAGTTCTTTGCGAAAAAGCCGAAGAACTACTAATTGAACCATCTATTTTAAAAGCATTTAAATCTCTACAAAAGTTGCACGACCACTGGCGAGAAATTGGACCTGTGCCTCGCGAGAAACGCGATGACCTTTGGGAAAGATTTAAAGAAGCAACCACAAAAATAAACATAAAACACCAAGCATATTTCGATAATTTAAAAAACGAGCAACAAAACAATCTTGAAGCTAAAATTGTATTGTGCGAAAAAGTTGAAGAAATTGCAGCACTCGAAATTGTAAAACCAAAAGAATGGGATGATAAATCGAAAGAAATTATAGAAATACAAAAGTTTTGGAAAACAATTGGTTTTGCTACAAAAAAAGAAAATAGCAAAATCTATGAACGATTTAGGCTGGCTTGCAACAATTTCTTCAATAAGAAACGAGAATATTTTGCCCAAGGAAAAGAAGAGCAAACAAATAATCTTCAACAAAAAATAAACCTTTGCATTCAGGCTGATGGTATGAAGGAAAGTACCGATTGGAAAAAAACTACAGACGAATACATAAAATTGCAAAGAGCCTGGAAAGAAATTGGACCAGTTCCAAGAAAAGATTCCGACAAAATTTGGAAGCGATTCCGCGGTGCTTGCGACACATTTTTCAACAGTAAAGAAAAATACTATTCAGAAATTGATGCAAGATATTCTGAGAATTCAAATCTAAAATTGGAATTGATAAAGAGAATTGAGGAATATCAACGTGTTGAGGACGATGTAGTAAATCTTGAAACATTGAAAGAATTTCAGAACGAATGGACAAAAATAGGACATGTTTCGTTCAAACAAAAAGATGAAATTCAGGCAAAATACAGAGAAGCCGTAAACAAACAATTCGAAAAACTGAATTTAGACGACTCGAAAAGGAACATTCTGTTTTATAAACACAAAATAGAAAGCCTGATTAAAAGTCCTAATGGAAAAGATAAACTCAGACGCGAACGAGAAAAAATGATAGAAAATATCAAAAGTTTAGAAAACGATATTATTCTTTTAGACAATAATATTGGCTTTTTTGCGAAAACGAAAAATGCCGAATCGCTTATCAAAGATGTAAACGTAAAAATTGAAAAAGCAAAAGATAGTATTAAATCGCAAAAACAGAAATTAGATTTATTATATAAAGCATTATAA
- a CDS encoding T9SS type A sorting domain-containing protein codes for MKSYIIKACFIAFFSLIIVGVNAQTIQYTMPEETAQHEGTWLQWPHNHTYGPFYRSDLEPGWIEMTRELQSGENVHIIAYNMLERNHIIQVLNNANVPLTNVDFYIHQNNDVWVRDNGPIFVYDSIGDVVILDWGFNGWGNSAPYALCDVIPQLISSDISVPYIDLSAMILEGGSIEIDGNGSLMATKSSIINSNRNPNLLQAQVEDYLTTYLDVTNFIWLDGVAGLEITDMHIDGFARFLDTTTIVTMDSLSLIYWDVPSSDINTLYNAQNAYGNSFNYIFLPLTVNNVSTTWGQNIGYKGSYVNYYIGNNAVLVPSYNDPNDTVAISILQLLYPSRNVVGIDVRNLYFGGGMTHCVTQQQPQNQNYVGVIEQNNEENKLFQNSPNPFNSYSTISFSLKENSFAKLEIYNSLGQKVSTIINSKLYAGKHTTTLIAKDFENGIYTYILTVDNKIILRKKMIVN; via the coding sequence ATGAAAAGTTATATTATCAAAGCATGCTTTATCGCATTTTTTTCATTAATTATAGTAGGTGTAAATGCACAAACAATTCAATATACAATGCCTGAAGAAACTGCCCAGCATGAAGGAACATGGCTTCAATGGCCTCACAATCATACTTATGGACCATTTTATCGTTCTGATCTCGAGCCAGGTTGGATTGAAATGACAAGAGAATTGCAGAGTGGTGAGAATGTTCATATTATTGCATATAATATGCTTGAACGAAATCATATTATTCAAGTTCTTAACAATGCAAATGTACCATTAACAAATGTTGATTTTTACATTCACCAAAACAATGACGTGTGGGTGAGAGACAACGGACCTATTTTCGTTTATGATAGTATTGGAGATGTTGTTATACTCGATTGGGGTTTTAATGGTTGGGGAAATTCGGCTCCATATGCACTTTGTGATGTTATTCCACAACTTATAAGCTCAGATATTTCTGTCCCATACATTGATTTAAGTGCTATGATTTTAGAAGGTGGCTCAATTGAAATAGATGGTAATGGAAGTTTGATGGCAACCAAAAGCTCAATAATCAACAGTAATAGAAATCCAAACTTGTTACAGGCTCAGGTAGAAGATTATTTAACAACATATCTTGATGTAACAAATTTCATCTGGCTTGATGGTGTTGCGGGTTTAGAAATTACTGATATGCACATTGATGGATTCGCACGATTTCTCGACACAACGACAATTGTAACTATGGACAGCCTTTCGCTCATATATTGGGATGTACCATCTTCGGATATAAACACATTGTATAATGCACAAAATGCTTATGGGAACTCTTTTAATTATATTTTTCTGCCACTTACAGTAAATAATGTTTCTACAACTTGGGGGCAAAACATTGGATACAAGGGTAGTTATGTAAACTATTATATCGGAAATAATGCTGTTCTGGTTCCAAGCTATAATGATCCCAATGATACCGTAGCAATTTCTATATTACAATTATTATATCCTTCACGAAATGTAGTAGGAATAGATGTAAGAAACTTGTATTTTGGTGGCGGAATGACACATTGTGTTACCCAGCAGCAACCACAAAATCAAAATTATGTCGGTGTTATTGAACAAAATAATGAGGAGAATAAATTATTCCAAAATAGTCCGAATCCTTTTAATTCTTATTCAACTATTTCATTTTCATTGAAAGAAAATTCTTTTGCAAAATTAGAAATTTACAATTCTTTAGGTCAAAAAGTTTCAACAATAATTAATTCAAAACTTTACGCAGGCAAACATACTACAACCCTTATTGCTAAAGACTTTGAGAATGGAATTTACACCTATATTTTGACTGTTGATAATAAAATAATATTGAGAAAAAAGATGATAGTGAATTAA
- a CDS encoding 4Fe-4S binding protein gives MRSIKINWLVVSSAIFTAAVLIFVKLKVSFPIILFDKIFPGSAYYVIPIFSIYAGFVAYKMQNVSESSKWRKWTWTLFCVVFFLQFILGLFGHDEFLMTGKMHIPVPALIIGSGIYNMKVSFMPILFLSTILLSGPAWCSQLCYFGAVDNIVSEIKKSGIAKSIKNKNTLKHSFLFFVIFAAILLRVFDANIQIAIIGGIGFGIVGIAIILLVSRTRSQMYHCTVYCPVGTLVRYLKYISPFRMYIDDKCTLCNHCTSHCKYDALNIDNIKNKKPAPTCTLCGDCLSACGSDSIKYKFFGLKPQHARNLYLFISVSLHAMFLCLARI, from the coding sequence ATGAGATCAATAAAAATAAATTGGTTAGTAGTTTCAAGTGCTATTTTTACTGCCGCAGTTTTAATTTTTGTAAAATTGAAGGTAAGTTTCCCAATAATTCTTTTCGATAAAATATTCCCAGGTTCGGCTTATTATGTAATTCCAATTTTTTCTATTTATGCTGGTTTTGTTGCATACAAAATGCAAAACGTCAGCGAAAGCTCAAAGTGGCGAAAATGGACGTGGACTTTATTTTGTGTTGTTTTTTTCTTGCAGTTTATTTTAGGATTGTTTGGACACGACGAATTTTTGATGACAGGGAAAATGCACATTCCTGTTCCTGCATTAATTATAGGAAGTGGAATATATAATATGAAAGTCTCCTTCATGCCAATTTTGTTTTTGAGTACGATTTTATTGTCTGGACCGGCTTGGTGTAGCCAGTTATGCTATTTTGGAGCTGTCGATAATATTGTTTCGGAAATAAAAAAGAGTGGGATTGCAAAATCAATTAAAAACAAAAATACACTAAAACATAGTTTCCTGTTTTTTGTAATTTTTGCCGCAATCTTACTAAGAGTTTTCGATGCAAATATTCAAATTGCAATAATTGGTGGTATCGGTTTCGGAATCGTAGGAATTGCAATTATTTTATTAGTTTCTCGTACCAGATCGCAAATGTACCATTGCACGGTTTATTGCCCGGTTGGAACTTTGGTTAGATACCTAAAATATATTTCGCCTTTCAGAATGTATATCGACGACAAATGCACGCTTTGTAACCATTGCACATCGCACTGCAAATATGATGCACTTAATATTGATAATATAAAAAACAAAAAACCAGCTCCAACTTGTACACTATGTGGCGATTGCTTATCGGCTTGCGGAAGCGATTCTATCAAATATAAATTTTTTGGTTTGAAGCCTCAACATGCAAGAAATTTGTATTTATTTATTAGCGTTTCGCTACACGCAATGTTTTTGTGTTTAGCAAGGATATAA